In Mytilus edulis chromosome 3, xbMytEdul2.2, whole genome shotgun sequence, the genomic window tttttcaatttttgtttcagaaaaataCTTACTCAAATCTGTAGTTTCTAAATCAATGATGACAAAAGTTGGGTTGTCTAAAGAGGACACTGCCGTAAATAAAGGCTTCGGGATAGCATCTGGAATCCTCTCAATGTCCTCAGCTTGTTCACTAAAACTTATTTCTATAAAAGACAACAAAACACATGcattatggtattaaacaaaggaccCTTTCCATCAATTTCTAAACATTATTTATACCAGGGATTATGTAACTTTTGATATTGTCTTACATTTGTATGTATGTGATACTACTCAAACCGCAGTTAGGAGCTGTCTTGAAACTAGCATTGAGGTGAGAATGAGTTCTCTTTGTTGAAAATATCACTTATTTTacagatgaagaacagcaataaaaacaTGGTTCCTTTGCGGGAACTTacgttcctttttttttctttttttttttttaacttttcaggATATTTTTAACCATATCCATTTTAATCCATTATAATATATTCACGTTTTTGGAATTCCTAGTAAATCCTAATAAAACATACTTGACTCATATTGCACTCACCAGATTCATAGCTAGCTCCTTCTGTTGCCTCACAGGCTCCTTTGGATGTAATTCTTTCTTCTTTAAGTTTTAATCGCCTTAATTTTTGTTCtggtaattttgatttcttttgccTTTTTTCTCTTTCATGGTCTTTCTTGGAATTGTAAGGGACTGTGAAACTTCCAGGAGAAAGTCCATGTCTTTTGAATGTCtgtaattacaaaaaaagatgtttatttatcaaatattttggtATTATATAATTACATCTTTAAAGACTTTAGACTTTCTTTGGGGAGGCTCAATCTTCAATAAtcaaatttaattcaataatttgtTTACTCTATtagtcaaaatacaaaaaaacaggATAAACATTGAAGCAGAAGAATGCAGATAccataatttataattttcaacacatattttgttttgctaaatagtaatgcattttaatgataaattaaGTTTGTCATTTATATTTACACCCGTATTTAAAAAAGAAGGTGACTTAAATTTACAGATAAATTCTATTGTCCAATTGCAGAAATATGTTACCTAAATAATGAATTGTAATTGGATTTCCAATGGAAATAGTCACTACATTCAAAAACAATTCTTGAAATCAACCTTTGAAATGACACCATGCACAGAAATGACATGCAagacagaaaaacagaaaaaaataacataaaaatttcattttgattaaCCTCGGACAAGTAGTTTCTTCCTTCATTAATACAGGCAGCAGAGGCTTTTACTCGAAAGTCCAAGCTTTCACTCTCTCCATAGTGCAGATGTTTTGGAGCACGCAAGGAAGCTGCTCTATTTGCATGCTCACATGCCTGGCTAGACCCTAAATCTGCATAAGAAGCTGCCTTCAAAATGACTGGCTCAAAAAGATTTTGCAGTTTTTCTCGTAAAACAGGATCTGATAGTGGAGTCTTGTATGGTAAGCTTCTATGAAGGTATTTCACACTAGGTTTCCTTTTGTAGCCACAGAACCTGGGTTGACAGAGGCTATGATCCCCAAATTGGTGTGGAATTAATGCTTCCAGGTTATTTTTCATGTCATCTGGTTGACCTTGATTTTTGGCAAAAACATATTTgatggattttgtcaaatgtcttatgACTAAGCTGCTAATTTtcaaattcttgttatttttttgtagatcATATAATCTGGCAACAATGTTTTTGATGGtatgatttttgtcaaattttttagTAACTGTTAAATTAAGTTCAGATTTTAGCCTTGCTATCAATGTGTTATCCCCATCTCCCTCGATAGTCTTTACAGGGGTTCCTTGTTCCAGTAACTCTTTGACAGCCTGCATTCCTGCTTGGCTTTCCATCAATCTAGCTGACCCTCTGTGATTCCACACACATCTGTGTGGTCTTGGTTTTCTACCTGGCCTATTTCTCTTCCACCATTTGCATGTTCCACACGTACGATGCTTAACAATTGTTTTGATAACTTTATTACCATACTCACGCTTGCTCATCAAAAATGTATGACCTACAGACATATAAATTTTCGCtattttatatcaaaaaataGAAATTAGATGTGAAGGAATTGATTAAAATTGGCCTAATAGTTTCAAATAAAAAGATCTCTATTAGATGATTTAACCGATAATTCATGGTAGCCAATATTTATATTGATTACCACATTTATGCTCTTTAAGACCTTGACAATCAATAGACTTCAAGATTTTGTAAGAGCTAAGTAGTAAGTATGTACAAAATGGAATGATGGACGGTAGCATGACTAAATCTCTCTCTGTCAATGTCTggcaaaattatataattttaagaTAATTAAATATACATTACCAGTTAAACTATCAAATCCCCTTTTCTGCCATCCATGGTCAGCACAAACAGTCATTCCAGAAAAATTAACAGCTGGCACAGATTCATTTCTGttgaaaaaaagcaaacaaattcaaagatACACACTAAAGAACAGCAATCAACATGTCAATATTTCAGTGGAATAAATCACAGTTGGTGTgctgggtcaccagacacattttttaaaactagataccctaaggcagcaaccatttcattttttttttgggggggggggggggctatgtttttttttggaaaaaaaagtttgtttctagtttttgtttgtttcaccctcagcggccactatatgttatgctaaaattgaaagaaaaaatgccTCTCTGCATCTTTGATCCATACTTAAATTGGCAAAACCTTCTATCATTTCCCCTGCTCTTCTTTCCATAACTTTTAAATTCTTATGTGAAATAGGTGGCAGGTTCAAAGTGGACAGTACATTGTTTACCCTCTGAGGACCACCTAAGGCATCAATCATTgctgaaaaaaagtaaaacattatatatacatcattgtacattaTAACAACACTTGTACATGCATGTATGTTTAATTTAAGTGCAGACATTTTTGACAAAAGCTTTTCTCAGCAAAATCAATTTGAGTTAATATATATGCTGATCATATTCctctgtaaatgttttataaatgaaatgtattttcacagattaaaataaaaatattgtccgTTCAtcttgcttttttttatatataaaaaaagctgTGGAGTCTAACATCTTTTATTTCCCAAAATATCATGCAAGATTTCCTACATGTAA contains:
- the LOC139515368 gene encoding uncharacterized protein, which produces MADSVVCRDKWGRFSKTLQETSEPEVAENIEIDHNYGVGHLCIAGATGCAVCCPGIDKLLGSTKINTSTSWHSGRRLVEWGTLLDHLKFCSRCYNGPLILSHETIKGEMKCGLGGYLYIQCTSCQELNRVPYGSTHKENPSSKGMPSFCVNTKLGAAMIDALGGPQRVNNVLSTLNLPPISHKNLKVMERRAGEMIEGFANLSMDQRCREALNESVPAVNFSGMTVCADHGWQKRGFDSLTGHTFLMSKREYGNKVIKTIVKHRTCGTCKWWKRNRPGRKPRPHRCVWNHRGSARLMESQAGMQAVKELLEQGTPVKTIEGDGDNTLIARLKSELNLTVTKKFDKNHTIKNIVARLYDLQKNNKNLKISSLVIRHLTKSIKYVFAKNQGQPDDMKNNLEALIPHQFGDHSLCQPRFCGYKRKPSVKYLHRSLPYKTPLSDPVLREKLQNLFEPVILKAASYADLGSSQACEHANRAASLRAPKHLHYGESESLDFRVKASAACINEGRNYLSETFKRHGLSPGSFTVPYNSKKDHEREKRQKKSKLPEQKLRRLKLKEERITSKGACEATEGASYESEISFSEQAEDIERIPDAIPKPLFTAVSSLDNPTFVIIDLETTDLIRRNIIPHIVQIAAKEHRTQTSFNRYIPPQLPMSNEAEKVTGIVWDGQKLFYKGVELDFVNIKVAISDFFMWLNQFSNAVLVAHNGKNFDFRVLSTAVYNCNMYDNFTQIVMGFIDSLALFRSNFPKIEKYNQPFLAQHFCKEEYNAHNAVDDVNMLDKILIAANVSKELMLKLCYNSNSHLLQENFIKAKAKNLPSFHPLIASGVMKMTTAENIAGSGLNCAHLKLIYTRKGEDGLIDVLMSKTAFGKPRVSNDKKLMCSVVQKMGNMFSEL